Below is a window of Leisingera sp. S132 DNA.
GCGCGGTGGCACCGGGGGAGGTGGAAAAGGCCACCAGCGTGTTGAGCGGCGGGCGGAACACGTCAAAGCCTTCGCGCGCTTCATAAAGCTGGGCACCGACCTCGGCGTTGAGCTTGGCTTGCGGCACCGGGTTGTCGCGGCAGGAATCGAGCATCAGGATCTGGCTGCCGGCCTTGCCACCCAGAATGGCGGATACCCGGTCGAGGGTGACCGATTGGAAGGGCAGGTCGTGAATGCCCGTAAGCTCGGCATCGCTGGTCAGCAAATAATTGCGCCGTCCCAGCTGAATGCCGTGGCCGGCGTAGTAGAAGAACACTTGGCTGCCTTCGCGGATGTTGAGCGCCGCCTGCCGCAGCAGCGCCTCGAACCCGCGCTTGTCCAGATCGTACCCCTCATAGACGGTATAGCCGAAGGTCTTGAGCATCTCTGCCATCGCCTCGGCGTCTTTGCGGGTGTTGGTCAGATCGCTGACGTGGTCGTAGTCCTGTATGCCGATCACAATGGCGGTTTCGGGAGCGGCGCTGCCTTCGCGGGTTTCATAGGCTGCCTGCGCGGCCGCAGGCAGCATCCCTGCACAGGAGAGGGTGAGAGCCGCAAGCGCGGAAGAGATGGGGGAATGGGCTGTCATGGTTTTGTCCGGGTTCAGCCCCAGCCGCCACCGCCGCCGCCACCTCCAGCACCGCCGCCCTTGGGAGGCCCGATTGTTTTTTCCTCAGGAACTGTCGTAGTGGACGCAGGAGGAGAAACAGGGGCTGTTGAAGCGGGGGCCGGTGCGGGCGCCGGGCGCGTTGCCTGGGTGCTGTAGCTGGCAGGTGCTGCCGCCGGTGCAGGCGCCGCTGCTGGCGGCGGGGCAATCGGAGCTGTCGGTTCACAGGCTGCGGTAACAGCCGCCACAGGCAGCGCGGCAAACAGGAAATGTATCCGCATCGGGTACCTTTCTCTTTTGAGAATACTGGTCAAAAAACAATTGGCGTTCAGCTTACTTGAACTTAGGCCGCAAATCAAAAATGTCCTGCCGCGGAGCGGCTGATCACAGCCGGAGGCTCAGCCGCCGCTGCGGATGACGGTGCTGCCATCGCGGTTGCGCTGCGCGCAGGATGCTTCGCTGAGCGGTGCCAGCCGCGGCCCAAGCGGGCTGCCGGCACTGCTGCGGGTGCAGCGCTTCAGCGCAATCTGCTGATAGCCCTTTGAGGCCATGCAGGATGTTTCCAGCCGCTGGCGCAGGGGCTTGTTGACATCGACGGTGTAGATGCTGCCTTCGGACCAGTAGCCGGGGTAATAGTGGCAGTTGCCGTTGTGGCAGACCTGCCGGCCGGGGTGGAAAACCGGCGGATGCTGACGGATCTCATTGGCGACCGGGGCGTCTTTCAGCGCCCGGGTCGCGCAGGCCAGTTCGTCACTTTGCAGGCGCGACACCTCTGCCCCTTGCTTGTAGTAGACCGGCAAGGGCCCGCAGGCTGTTGTAAAGGCCAGCAAAACAGCGCCTGAGATAACTGTGAAACCGCGTTGCATACCAAAAGAATGGCCGCAAACTGAGGAAGTTACAATTAATTTGACCGTGAATGCGGCATCTGTCATTCACGTCGGGCAAATCTCTGCCCGAAACTCCGCCAAGGGACATGTAAATGAAGGTCATTATCTGCGGCGCGGGCCAGGTCGGCTGGCAGATCGCCCGGCACCTGTCCGGTGAGCACAATGATGTCACGGTGGTCGACAGCAACCCGGAACTGGTGCGGCGCGCGACCGATACGCTGGACGTGCAGGGCATCCATGGCTTTGCCTCTTATCCGGACGTGCTGGACCGGGCCGGGGCGCGGGACGCGGATATGATCATCGCCGCCACCCACTCGGACGAGGTCAACATGGTGACCTGCCAGGTGGCGCATTCGGTGTTCAAGATCCAGCGCAAGATCGCGCGGCTGCGGGCAAAAAGCTATCTGACTGCGATCTACTCCGACCTTTATCAGCGGGAGCATCTGCCTATTGACGTGGTGATCAGCCCGGAGCGTGAAGTGGCCGCGGCTGCGATGCAGCGGCTGTCGGCGCCGGCGGCCTTTGACACCGAAACCTTCATGGGCGGCAAGGCGCAGCTCTTGGGGATTCAGATTGATGCGGAGTGCCCGGTGGTGAACACGCCGCTGCGCCAGTTGACGGACTTGTTTTCCACTTTGCGCGCGATCGTCGTGGGGGTCCGCCGCGATGGCACTTTGTTTGCGCCGGAGCCGGGCGACCAGCTGTTCGTCGGCGACAGCTGTTATGTGTTTTCCCATGCGGATGATGTGCCGCGCACCATCGAAGTCTTCGGCAAGAAAGAGAAACGCCAGGACCGTGTGGTTGTGGTCGGCGGCGGCAACGTCGGGCTGGAAGTGGCCAAGGCATTGGAAAGCAGCACTTCCCGGATCCGGGCCAAGGTAATCGAGCGGGACCGCCGCTGCGCCGAACGCGCCGCCGAGGAACTGGAGCGCACCATCGTGCTGAACGGTGACGGGCTGGACCGGTCGCTGATGATCGAGGCGGGCATCGACAAGGCGGATGCACTGCTGGCGGTGACCGATGACGACAAGGTCAACATGCTGGCTGCGGTGCGGGCCAAGGCCGAGGGCTGCCCGCTGGCGATTGCGCTGATCAATGACCCGACCCTGGTGCCGCTGCTGCCGCATCTTGGCATCGACGCCTATATCAACCCGCGCTCCACCACCGTCAGCTCAATCCTGCGCCACATCCGTTACGGCCGGGTGCGGCAAGTCTACTCGCTGGGCGACGCCGAGGCTGAGATGATTGAGGCAGAAGTGCTGTCGACCTCGCCGATTGCCGGGCAGATGATCCGCGAGACGGACTTTCCCGAAGGTGTGCTGGTTGGCGGCATCCTGAAGAACGGCGAAATGCTGCGCCCGTCAGGTGAGACCCGGATCGAGGAAGGCGACGTGATCGCGCTGTTTGCAATGGCGGACGACGTGCCCGAGGTGGAGCGGCTCCTGCAGGTGTCGATCGACTACTTCTAGCATGCGCCGCGTGGTCAAAGCCCCCATTGGCGTGTTGCGCCTGCCGCTGTTCCTGCTGATCTGGGGCATCGCGTCTTTGGCGATGTGGCTGCCGGCCATCCATGCGGTGGTGCTGGATGACCATCACACATCGCAAAGCTTTTTCTATTCCGGACTGGCGGGGCTGATCCTGGTGGTGCTGATTGCGCTGTCGATCGGCAACCGGGTGCCGCGCTACGGGATGCCGGGGCAGCTCTTGTCGCTGCTGGCAACTTTTACGGTTTTGCCGCTGTTCCTGGCGGTGCCGGTGCAGGACGCGCTGGTCAGCACGCGCTACCTGAACGCCTATTTCGATATGGTCAGCGCGATTACCACCACCGGCGCCGATATCTGGGCTGATCCTGGCCGCCTGCCGCCCAGCGTGCATCTGTGGCGGGCGATGGTCGGCTGGCTGGGCGGGCTGTTGATGTGGGTGGCCGCCTCAGCCGTGCTGGCGCCGATGTCGCTGGGCGGGTTCGAAGTCACCGCCAAGGGCGAGCCGGGCGGCGGCATTGCCGGTCCGGGCCATATGGAGCGCGCGGACCCGCGCCGCCAGTTGTTGCTCGTCACCCGGACCCTGGCGCCGGTCTATGCCGGGCTGACCATGGTTTTGTGGCTCTTGCTGATGATCACCGGCGAACAGGCGCTGACCGGGCTCAGCCATGCGATGTCGGTGATGGCGACCTCGGGCATCTCCGCCACCGGCGGGGTGGAGAACGCCGGCAGCGGGATCGCAGGCGAAATGGTGATGTTCCTGTTCATGTTCTTCGCACTGTCACGGCTGACCTTTTCAAGTGATACGGTGACTTCGGGGCAGGGGCGTCTGGACAAGGATCCGGAGTTCCGCACCGGGCTGCTGATCGTCTTCGGTGTGCCGCTGCTGTTGTTTCTGCGCCATTGGTTCGCCGCCTTCGAAGTGGATGCGGGCGAGGATCTGCTGCAGGCGCTTCGGGCGTTCTGGGGCACGCTGTTCACAGTAATGTCTTTCCTCTCCACCACCGGATTCGAAAGTCTCCACTGGGAGGCCGCGCGGACCTGGTCCGGGCTGGAAACGCCGGGCATGATCCTGTTGGGGCTGGCGGTCTTCGGCGGCGGTGTTGCCACCACCGCGGGCGGGGTCAAGCTGCTGCGGGTCTATGCTCTCTACCTGAACGGTCTTCGGGAAATGGAACGGCTGGTGCACCCCAGTTCGGTCAGCGGAGAGGGCGACAGGACCAAGCGGCTGCAAAAGAACGGTGCCTTTGTCGCCTGGATCTTCTTCATGCTGTTTGCCCTGTCGCTGGCGCTGGTCAGCACCGCGCTGGCCGCGGTCGGGTCCAGCTTTGAACAGTCGCTGGTTCTGGCAATCGCTGCGCTCTCGACCACCGGCCCGCTGACCGAAAGCGCCAGCAGCGCGCCGATTGTGCTGAACCTGCTGACCGACCCGGCCAAGCTGATCCTGTGCTTCGCCATGGTGCTGGGCCGGCTGGAAACACTGGCCTTCATTGCTCTGCTGTCCCCGAACCTCTGGCGCAGCTGATTGCCGCGGGAGTGAAAAGTGTTTTTCGGCTGGAAACTTATATTTTCTTTGTTCATACTGAATTTTAACGTGCGTGCTGGTCCGCAGCGCGCGGCAAGAACAAAGGCGAGATAATAAAAAATGGCTTCGGACAGACAGAATCTTCAGGATGCCTTCCTGAATCACGTTCGCAAAACCAAGGTTCCGGTTACAATCTTTCTGATCAACGGGGTCAAACTGCAGGGTGTGATCACCTGGTTCGATAACTTCTGTGTGCTGCTGCGCCGCGACGGACAGTCGCAGCTGGTCTATAAACACGCGATCTCGACCATCATGCCGGCCCAGCCGATCAGTCTCTATGAGGGTGAAGACTCCAATTGATGGAGCATGACAGGAAGCAGACCCGCGCCTGGGTCCTGCATCCGGAAATCAAATCAGACAGCGGGCGCCGAGAGGCTGCTCCCGCGCTTGAGGAGGCCGTTGCGCTGGCAGCGGCCTTGCCCGATCTTGACGTGATCGGATCAAATGTGGTGCGCCTGCCCAAGGCGCATCCGGGGATGCTGTTCGGCTCCGGCAAGATCGAAGAGCTGGCTGGCATCCTGAAGGCGAATGAGATTGAACTGGTCCTGATCGACGGGCCGGTTTCCCCCGTGCAGCAGCGCAATCTGGAGAAGGCCTGGAAGGTCAAGATCCTAGACCGGACCGGGCTGATCCTGGAGATATTCTCGGACCGGGCTGCGACCCGCGAAGGCGTGCTGCAGGTCGAGATGGCGGCGCTCAGCTATCAGCGGACGCGGCTGGTGCGGGCCTGGACCCACCTGGAACGCCAGCGCGGCGGCCTGGGCTTTGTCGGCGGACCCGGCGAAACCCAGATCGAGGCGGACCGGCGGGCCATCGACGACCAGCTGGTGCGGCTGCGCCGTCAGTTGGACAAGGTGGTGAAGACCCGGACGCTGCACCGCGCCTCGCGCGCCAAGGTGCCGTACCCGATTGTCGCGCTGGTGGGCTACACCAACGCCGGCAAGTCGACCCTGTTCAACCGGCTGACGGGCGCTGAGGTGATGGCCAAGGACATGCTGTTCGCCACCCTGGATCCGACCATGCGCCGGGTGCAGATCCCCGATGGGCCGGAGATCATCCTGTCGGACACCGTGGGCTTTATCTCGGACCTGCCGACGGAACTGGTCGCCGCGTTCCGCGCCACGCTGGAAGAGGTGCTGGCGGCGGATGTGATCCTGCATGTGCGTGACATCAGCCATGACCAGAGCGAGGAGCAGGCAGAGGATGTCGAGGCAATCCTGACGTCGCTGGGGGTGGATGAGAACCGCGCCCGGATCGAGGTCTGGAACAAGCTGGATCAGCTTCCCGAGGAAGAAGCCGAGGCGCGCCGCCAGCGTGCGGCGCGCGAGGAAGGCATCCATGCGATCTCAGCCCTGACCGGCGAGGGGCTGGATGGCCTGCTGGCCGACATTGCCGAGAAGCTTCAGGGGGTGCGGCACGAGGAGCTGCTGCAGCTAACCTTCGCGCAAGGCAAGCAGCGCGCTTGGCTGTTCAAGGAAGACCTGGTGCAGAGCGAGGAGCAGACCGAGACCGGGTTTGACATCACCGTGCTGTGGACCGACCGGCAGAAGGCGAAGTTCGAAAGGCTGTGAATGCTCCGGTCACTCGCCGAGTGACCGGAACCATGCCCAGCTGTCATCCGCGACTGCTGGGCCGATTTCATAGAACCAATGCGTATGCCCGGGGATTAGTTGCAACGTAAACCGATGGCCGGATTTAGCCATTAATTTTCCTGTTCTCTCCGCTTCGGGCGTCGTGAAGATGTGATCCCGGTCGCCCAAGTATAAACGAACTGGCTTTGCCACGGCGGCTGGTTGAAAGGCTTCGGCGGGCGCAAAGCCCCCATGCATGGCGGCAGCTTTCCAGGGGCCTTGAGCCCGGTTGATGAGCTGTGAGGCAAACACGGCGCCGTTCGAGTGACCGAATAGGAACACCTTCTCGGCAGGACGGCCAAGGGTCGAGCTGCTTAGAGCTTTCTGCAATGCGGTGTGCGAGAGGTCCCTTACCTCCCAGTGAGAGCCTAAAGCATTCGGAGCTAGTAGGATGAGATCCTGTTCCTGGGCCGTTTTCTGCCACATCTCGATCATAGAAAGCCCTGAGCGCCCTGCGCCGTGCAGCAAGAGGATGACCGGCGCGGCTTCGCTGCCTGGCGGTGTATAACTGTGCCAGGTTTGTCCGTAAATTCTGTGTGTTTGAGTGAGCTGCTTCACTTCTTCGGAAGGCGAATAATGATCCCATCCCGACAAAGCGGAGCTGAGACCGTTACGCGTGACGCGGGCGTAACCTCCTGAGGGTACATCGCCTTGGGGGACGGGCATCGCTTGCAGCGCTTCTGTTTTGTAAATTACGGAATGCAACAGCGCCGGTTTGAAATAGAAAATGCCAGCGCCCAAGAGCAGCAGAAATACGTAAGTTGAAAGTTTCATACTGTAAAAGAGGTCGTGTTCTCAAGGGGGCGGGCCGGGCGAAAATGCCTAGCCCGTGAAAGGGGTTAGCGAGGTGAAATGCGTGTTACTCCGACAGCCGCGGCGCGGGCCAGTTCTTCGTCCAGCGACATCGGGATGTATTCGCCGCGGCGCCACAACTGGGCCATGTCGTCGTAATAGCGTGACAGCGGATGGCCGGACTGACCAGTGGCTGTAATGAAGACGGAGCTGTCCGGGTCGGCGAAGTCATAGACCCCGCGGTAGCCCGCGGCGTGGATGTTCTGGAACGGATCGGGATCCTTGCCGGAGCTCTTACCGCGCTGCAGGGTGTTGTCGCCGCCGCTGGTGGATTGGCGGATGTTCACGAAGTAGCGCAGCAGCGGCACGTCGCCTAGAACTGCATGGTCCTGCACCGCCTGATGCGCGTCGCCCCAGCGCAGCGATTCCAGAGCGTCGCCATAACGTTCCTCGATCCAGATCAGCGCATCATCCAGCGCCAGGCGGGCCATGTCGGTGCAGCTCTCCTCCGGCGCGCTCTGACGCACGTCGCACCAGACGGCGGCGCCGTCGACGTTGCGGAAAACACGCTCGATGAACAGCGGCTCCACATGGCGGTAGGATTTGGCGACCGGACCCAGTTCGTCGGTGATCAGGCGGGTCTGAAGCGCGCGCAGCCAGGCGGCATAGATCAGCGGCTCAGGCAGGTGCTCGTTCATCTCGCCGTTCCATTCCGACAGCAGTGTGAGGGCAATCTGGCGCTGCCGCTCGCGGGTGCCGGCAGGGGCGGCCTCACCGGTGAACCACAGGTTTGCGCCGATCAGCGGCAACAGGGTGCGCGCGGTGTAGGACACCGTGTCCAGCTGCGCCTCGATAAAGCTGTCGCGGGTGTGCACCTCGCGGTTCTGCATCAGCTTTTCCCAGCGATGGATGCGCTGCGTGTCGCCCCAGTCAAAGGAGACATGCCGGGGGAACGGGCGGTCGAGAATCTTGTTGTTGGTGTTGCCCAGGATGCCGCCTGCGGGGCTGACGAACTCCGGGTTTTCCGCATAAGGCGCCTGGCCTTGCCAGCGGTTCTCCGGGCGCCAGCCCTGGCTGGGCATCCGGCCTTTGCTTTGATGGCCTGCGTCGCGCAGCGGAAAGGCGCCCACGGTCTTCAGCGCAATGGTGTCCTTGTCGGCCAGCGTCAGGTTCTGCGCCGGGGCAACAAAATCCTCGCCTGCGATGATCGCCTCCTGGACCGAGGCGCTGCGCATCAGGCCGATGGTGGCGCTCATCGAGGTGTCGTTGGGGCTGAGCACGGTCCAGGCAAGCGAGACCACGTGGCCGGGCGGAGTGATGTCTGCCAGGTTGAACATGGAGCCCGGCAGTACCGGGCCATTGTCGGTCCAGCGCAGGGTCAGGGTGACAGGCGCTTCATCCTTGATCTTGATGATCGAGGGGCGGGTGACGAATTTCTTGTAGCCGTCAACGCTCAGGTATTCCTGCGGGTTTTCCGGGTTCAGCCGTTCGATGAACAGGTCCTGGTCGTCCATGTAGGAGGAGGTGACCCCCCAGCCCAAGGCATCGGAACGGCCGGTGATCACGGCGGGGATGCCGGGGATGGTGCCGCCGATCACGCCGCCGGTCGCCAGTTCCAGCCGGGCCAGATACCAGACGCCAGGGGCGCTGAGACCCAGATGCGGGTCATTGGCCAGGAGCGTTCCGCCCGCTGCAGAGCGGCTGGGCGCGGCGGCCCAGGCGTTGGAGGCACCAGCGAGGCCGCGCGGGGCGACCGGGAACAAGAGGCTGTTTTCCTCAATTGGGGCGGCGGATGCAAACTGCCGGGCGCCGGGAACCAGTTCCGCGTATTCGGGCAGGGCGGTCACGCCTTTGCCCGGCGCGTCCGGAAGGATGTCCCGGATGCGCTCCGCATCGTTTAGCGCCAGCGAGGTGCGGGCACGCAGGATTTCTTCTTTCATATGGCCGGACAGCTGCAGCGCCATCAGCTTCATGATCGCGATGCTGTCGGCGGGCTGCCAGGGGGCGAGCGGCATCTGAAACAGGAACATTTCCGGCGCGCCGCGGCCCAATGCGTCCTCATTGATTTCCAGCAGACGGGCGTTGACGCCATCAGCATAAGCCCTGAGCGCGGCCATCGCTTCCGGCGATTGCACTTCTACCGACTGACGCGCCAGATTGTAGAGGTCGAGACGGCGCAGGTAGGTGTCGGTCTCCACCGTGCGGGTGCCGAAGATTTCCGACAGGCGGCCCTGGGCTGTGCGCCGCATCACCGCCATCTGCCACAGCCGGTCCTGGGCATGGGCATAGCCGAGGCCGAAATAGACATCCTCATCGCTGGCGCCGAAGCTGCCGAAGATATGGGGCACGTTGGCATTGTCGCGCACGATTTCGACTGGCGAGGAAAGGCCAGGCAGGGCCAGATCCTTGTTGTACTCGGGCAGCGATTGCGAAGCGAGGTAGTAGACCAGTGCGGCGGCCAGGAGGCTCAGCAGAATCAGGCCCGCAGCAAGGCGCAGAAGCCAGCGGAAAAGAAGTCCCATCAGCGGTTGTTTTCCCTCGGTTTTTGTCATTTCCAGCCGCATGGCAGATTGCGCCCCGCGGCGGCGGTGGTAGGGTTGGCGCCAACATATGCGAAGACAGATCAGGGGAAAAGCAGATGGCAAAAATCGCGTTTCTGGGGCTGGGCGTCATGGGCTATCCGATGGCCGGGCACCTGCAGGCCGCGGGCCATGAGGTCACCGTCTACAACCGCACCGAAGCCAAGGCCAAGGCCTGGGCCAAGGAGCATGGCGGCCATTTTGCGGCGACCCCGCGGGCGGCGGCGTCGGGTGCGGAGTTCGTGATGGCCTGCGTTGGCAATGATGACGACCTGCGCTCGGTCTGCCTGGGCGCGGACGGGGCGTTTGCAGGCATGGCCAAGGGCACGGTCTTTACCGATCACACCACGGTTTCGGCCAAAGTCACGCGCGAGCTTTACGGGGCTGCGGCGGAGCAGGGGATCGCCTTTGTCGATGCTCCGATCTCAGGCGGCCAGGCCGGGGCGGAGAATGGCGTGCTGTCCGTCATGTGCGGCGGTGACGAAGACGCCTATGCCCGCGCGGAGCCGGTGATTGACGCCTATGCCCGCATCTGCCGCCGCATCGGAGAGAGCGGCGCGGGCCAGATGACCAAGATGTGCAACCAGATCGCCATTGCGGGCCTTGTGCAGGGCTTGAGCGAGGCGCTGCATTTTGCCGAGAAGGCGGGGCTGGACGGGCGGTCTGTGGTGGAGGTGATCAGCCAGGGCGCGGCAGGCAGCTGGCAGATGGCCAACCGGTACGAGTCCATGCTGGACGATCATTTCGAGCATGGCTTTGCGGTGGACTGGATGCGCAAGGATCTGGGCATCTGCCTGGATGCCGCGGATGAGACCGGCGCCAGCCTGCCGGTGACGGCGCTGGTCGATCAGTTCTACAAGGAGGTGCAGAAAATGGGCGGCGGGCGCTGGGATACCTCGTCGCTGTTCAAAAGGCTGCGCAAGCTGGACGGCTGAGGCAAAAGAAAATGGCCTTTCCAATTGGAAAGGCCATGCCTCCGGCGGGGATATTTCCAGCAAGATGAAGAGGCGGATCCTGCCGCCTCCATCCCGTTCTCTTAGGGAATGATACGGGTGTATTTGGTGCCTTCCAGGGTGGCGCCGACACGCAGGCCCGCCTGCGCAAAGACCACGGCCAGCACCGGTGAGGTCAGGGTGTTGGTATCGGCTCTCAGCGACTCGCCTTCGTTCATGATGACAAACTCGGCATCGGCGCCAGCCGCCCAGCCCTGCGAGCGTCGGAAGTCTGCCAGTGCATCCTGGGTCATGAAGAACAGCACGTGGGCGTATTGCTGGGCCCCGATCTGGATGCCGGCATTGCCCTTGTAGGTGGCATAGTAGTCGACGGTCACATCATTGATCCGCAGCGCACCGCGGCCATATGCGCCGCCAAAGACAAAGCCCGCCTCAGTGACCAGCGGCATTACCAGCATGCCGGCAGCCTTGTCCGCCAGGGTGCGGGTGTTCGGGTACTGGCTGTACATATGGTTCAGCGTGGCGTTGACACGGGCGTCGATGGTGGCGGCGTTGCTGTTGCCGACGCCATTGCCGCAGGCGGCAGTGACGCCTGCACCGGCCAATGCGGTCAGGGCAAAACCGCGGCGGGTCATGCGGGTAGAGGAATTATCGCTCATTTTTCAGGTGCCTGTAATGAATTGCTCCGAGGCCGGTTTGATCCGGCTCTGGCCAGGGTTATACGCGGAAAACCGCTGCCTGTCATCCGCTGCAAAGGCGGATACTGGCGGCTTCCCGCTGAAGTGATCCAGCGTTGCCCGGCTTGCGCCGTCAGCCGTTCAGCAGCTGTGCCGCGGCGGGAGCGAAATAGGTCAGGATACCGTTGCAGCCGGCGCGCTTGAAGGCCATCAGGCTTTCCATCATGACCTTCTCACCGTCGACCCAGCCGTTCTGGGACGCGGCCTGGATCATCGCGTATTCGCCAGAGACCTGATAGGCGTAGGTCGGCACGCCAAAGGCAGATTTCACCCTCTGGCAGATGTCGAGATAAGCGATGCCAGGCTTGACCATGACCATGTCGGCGCCTTCCATCAGGTCGCGTTCGATCAGCCGCAGGGCTTCGTCGCTGTTGG
It encodes the following:
- the trkA gene encoding Trk system potassium transporter TrkA, with product MKVIICGAGQVGWQIARHLSGEHNDVTVVDSNPELVRRATDTLDVQGIHGFASYPDVLDRAGARDADMIIAATHSDEVNMVTCQVAHSVFKIQRKIARLRAKSYLTAIYSDLYQREHLPIDVVISPEREVAAAAMQRLSAPAAFDTETFMGGKAQLLGIQIDAECPVVNTPLRQLTDLFSTLRAIVVGVRRDGTLFAPEPGDQLFVGDSCYVFSHADDVPRTIEVFGKKEKRQDRVVVVGGGNVGLEVAKALESSTSRIRAKVIERDRRCAERAAEELERTIVLNGDGLDRSLMIEAGIDKADALLAVTDDDKVNMLAAVRAKAEGCPLAIALINDPTLVPLLPHLGIDAYINPRSTTVSSILRHIRYGRVRQVYSLGDAEAEMIEAEVLSTSPIAGQMIRETDFPEGVLVGGILKNGEMLRPSGETRIEEGDVIALFAMADDVPEVERLLQVSIDYF
- a CDS encoding TrkH family potassium uptake protein, whose translation is MRRVVKAPIGVLRLPLFLLIWGIASLAMWLPAIHAVVLDDHHTSQSFFYSGLAGLILVVLIALSIGNRVPRYGMPGQLLSLLATFTVLPLFLAVPVQDALVSTRYLNAYFDMVSAITTTGADIWADPGRLPPSVHLWRAMVGWLGGLLMWVAASAVLAPMSLGGFEVTAKGEPGGGIAGPGHMERADPRRQLLLVTRTLAPVYAGLTMVLWLLLMITGEQALTGLSHAMSVMATSGISATGGVENAGSGIAGEMVMFLFMFFALSRLTFSSDTVTSGQGRLDKDPEFRTGLLIVFGVPLLLFLRHWFAAFEVDAGEDLLQALRAFWGTLFTVMSFLSTTGFESLHWEAARTWSGLETPGMILLGLAVFGGGVATTAGGVKLLRVYALYLNGLREMERLVHPSSVSGEGDRTKRLQKNGAFVAWIFFMLFALSLALVSTALAAVGSSFEQSLVLAIAALSTTGPLTESASSAPIVLNLLTDPAKLILCFAMVLGRLETLAFIALLSPNLWRS
- the hfq gene encoding RNA chaperone Hfq; protein product: MASDRQNLQDAFLNHVRKTKVPVTIFLINGVKLQGVITWFDNFCVLLRRDGQSQLVYKHAISTIMPAQPISLYEGEDSN
- the hflX gene encoding GTPase HflX, which codes for MEHDRKQTRAWVLHPEIKSDSGRREAAPALEEAVALAAALPDLDVIGSNVVRLPKAHPGMLFGSGKIEELAGILKANEIELVLIDGPVSPVQQRNLEKAWKVKILDRTGLILEIFSDRAATREGVLQVEMAALSYQRTRLVRAWTHLERQRGGLGFVGGPGETQIEADRRAIDDQLVRLRRQLDKVVKTRTLHRASRAKVPYPIVALVGYTNAGKSTLFNRLTGAEVMAKDMLFATLDPTMRRVQIPDGPEIILSDTVGFISDLPTELVAAFRATLEEVLAADVILHVRDISHDQSEEQAEDVEAILTSLGVDENRARIEVWNKLDQLPEEEAEARRQRAAREEGIHAISALTGEGLDGLLADIAEKLQGVRHEELLQLTFAQGKQRAWLFKEDLVQSEEQTETGFDITVLWTDRQKAKFERL
- a CDS encoding alpha/beta hydrolase, which encodes MKLSTYVFLLLLGAGIFYFKPALLHSVIYKTEALQAMPVPQGDVPSGGYARVTRNGLSSALSGWDHYSPSEEVKQLTQTHRIYGQTWHSYTPPGSEAAPVILLLHGAGRSGLSMIEMWQKTAQEQDLILLAPNALGSHWEVRDLSHTALQKALSSSTLGRPAEKVFLFGHSNGAVFASQLINRAQGPWKAAAMHGGFAPAEAFQPAAVAKPVRLYLGDRDHIFTTPEAERTGKLMAKSGHRFTLQLIPGHTHWFYEIGPAVADDSWAWFRSLGE
- a CDS encoding penicillin acylase family protein, giving the protein MGLLFRWLLRLAAGLILLSLLAAALVYYLASQSLPEYNKDLALPGLSSPVEIVRDNANVPHIFGSFGASDEDVYFGLGYAHAQDRLWQMAVMRRTAQGRLSEIFGTRTVETDTYLRRLDLYNLARQSVEVQSPEAMAALRAYADGVNARLLEINEDALGRGAPEMFLFQMPLAPWQPADSIAIMKLMALQLSGHMKEEILRARTSLALNDAERIRDILPDAPGKGVTALPEYAELVPGARQFASAAPIEENSLLFPVAPRGLAGASNAWAAAPSRSAAGGTLLANDPHLGLSAPGVWYLARLELATGGVIGGTIPGIPAVITGRSDALGWGVTSSYMDDQDLFIERLNPENPQEYLSVDGYKKFVTRPSIIKIKDEAPVTLTLRWTDNGPVLPGSMFNLADITPPGHVVSLAWTVLSPNDTSMSATIGLMRSASVQEAIIAGEDFVAPAQNLTLADKDTIALKTVGAFPLRDAGHQSKGRMPSQGWRPENRWQGQAPYAENPEFVSPAGGILGNTNNKILDRPFPRHVSFDWGDTQRIHRWEKLMQNREVHTRDSFIEAQLDTVSYTARTLLPLIGANLWFTGEAAPAGTRERQRQIALTLLSEWNGEMNEHLPEPLIYAAWLRALQTRLITDELGPVAKSYRHVEPLFIERVFRNVDGAAVWCDVRQSAPEESCTDMARLALDDALIWIEERYGDALESLRWGDAHQAVQDHAVLGDVPLLRYFVNIRQSTSGGDNTLQRGKSSGKDPDPFQNIHAAGYRGVYDFADPDSSVFITATGQSGHPLSRYYDDMAQLWRRGEYIPMSLDEELARAAAVGVTRISPR
- a CDS encoding NAD(P)-dependent oxidoreductase, which codes for MAKIAFLGLGVMGYPMAGHLQAAGHEVTVYNRTEAKAKAWAKEHGGHFAATPRAAASGAEFVMACVGNDDDLRSVCLGADGAFAGMAKGTVFTDHTTVSAKVTRELYGAAAEQGIAFVDAPISGGQAGAENGVLSVMCGGDEDAYARAEPVIDAYARICRRIGESGAGQMTKMCNQIAIAGLVQGLSEALHFAEKAGLDGRSVVEVISQGAAGSWQMANRYESMLDDHFEHGFAVDWMRKDLGICLDAADETGASLPVTALVDQFYKEVQKMGGGRWDTSSLFKRLRKLDG
- a CDS encoding YSC84-related protein; this translates as MSDNSSTRMTRRGFALTALAGAGVTAACGNGVGNSNAATIDARVNATLNHMYSQYPNTRTLADKAAGMLVMPLVTEAGFVFGGAYGRGALRINDVTVDYYATYKGNAGIQIGAQQYAHVLFFMTQDALADFRRSQGWAAGADAEFVIMNEGESLRADTNTLTSPVLAVVFAQAGLRVGATLEGTKYTRIIP